One window of the Brevibacterium limosum genome contains the following:
- a CDS encoding molybdopterin-dependent oxidoreductase: protein MNRKTRVAHRFRGALAGVVATVVMFGLADVLARAFSPSAAPLLTLGQAIIPLAPPAAIKPVIALFGDNDKLVLILSTGLGAIVLAGLIGALAVSRRRLATTLLVVAGLVPVIVIIIRPEAGAIDVIPTLIGIAAGVAVFLLLLRFGVPAPLAEATAHTARPQQSDPLSRRRFFTLAGAVGTIGAVTIAAGQTVASLAQEAGAAVAKLVLPTPAKKAAAIPAAASTDVEGTVPFVTEAKDFYRIDTVLSPPVIDPEQWSLRIHGMVEEEVTLTMDDVLDLPLEEHHITLTCVSNPVGGELVGNAAWLGYPVRELLARARPSTDADMVLSHSFDGFTASTPLGALTDDRAALLAVGMNGEPLTPIHGFPARLVVPGLYGFVSATKWVTELEVTRFDEKTAYWTDRGWDAKAPILVASRIEVPKPLAKVSAGTVRVGGTAWAQRSGIDRVEVKLDDGDWTQADLAEEVTIDTWRQWRADFSEVEPGTHTLTVRATDRDGTVQTGKRRDSIPNSATGHHHIQFRVE from the coding sequence ATGAATCGGAAAACCCGTGTTGCACACCGTTTCCGCGGCGCCTTGGCCGGAGTCGTCGCCACCGTCGTGATGTTCGGCCTCGCCGACGTCCTTGCCCGCGCCTTCAGCCCGAGCGCCGCGCCCCTGCTCACTCTCGGGCAGGCGATCATTCCCTTGGCTCCGCCGGCGGCAATCAAACCCGTCATCGCCCTCTTCGGCGACAACGACAAACTCGTCCTCATCCTCTCCACCGGCCTCGGTGCGATCGTCCTCGCCGGTCTCATCGGAGCACTGGCGGTTTCCCGCCGGCGTCTGGCCACGACGCTGCTGGTCGTCGCCGGGCTCGTCCCAGTCATCGTCATCATCATCCGCCCCGAGGCGGGTGCCATCGACGTCATTCCCACGCTGATCGGCATTGCGGCGGGTGTTGCGGTCTTCCTACTTCTGCTGCGCTTCGGGGTACCGGCACCCCTCGCCGAGGCGACCGCGCACACCGCCCGGCCACAGCAGTCCGATCCGCTGAGCCGGCGTCGCTTCTTCACCCTGGCCGGAGCCGTCGGCACTATCGGCGCCGTCACCATCGCCGCCGGTCAGACCGTGGCCTCGCTCGCCCAGGAGGCCGGAGCCGCGGTGGCCAAGCTGGTTCTGCCCACCCCCGCGAAGAAGGCGGCCGCGATCCCGGCCGCAGCGAGCACCGACGTCGAGGGCACGGTTCCCTTCGTCACCGAAGCGAAGGACTTCTACCGCATCGACACGGTGCTCTCACCCCCGGTCATCGACCCCGAACAGTGGTCCCTGCGCATCCACGGGATGGTCGAGGAGGAGGTGACCCTGACGATGGACGACGTCCTCGATCTGCCCCTCGAAGAGCACCACATCACGCTGACCTGCGTGTCCAACCCCGTCGGTGGAGAGCTCGTCGGCAACGCGGCCTGGCTCGGCTATCCCGTGCGCGAGCTTCTCGCCCGAGCACGCCCGAGCACCGACGCCGACATGGTCCTCTCCCACTCCTTCGACGGATTCACCGCCTCGACTCCGCTCGGAGCGCTGACCGATGACCGTGCCGCTCTGCTGGCGGTGGGGATGAACGGCGAACCGCTCACCCCGATACACGGCTTCCCCGCCCGCCTCGTCGTGCCCGGACTCTACGGATTCGTCTCCGCGACCAAATGGGTGACCGAGCTCGAGGTCACCCGCTTCGATGAGAAGACCGCCTATTGGACCGACCGCGGGTGGGACGCGAAGGCGCCCATCCTCGTCGCCTCCCGAATCGAAGTGCCGAAGCCGCTGGCCAAGGTCTCCGCTGGGACCGTCCGGGTCGGCGGCACTGCCTGGGCGCAGCGTTCGGGGATCGACCGCGTCGAGGTCAAGCTCGACGACGGCGACTGGACGCAGGCGGATCTGGCCGAGGAGGTCACGATCGACACCTGGCGACAATGGCGTGCCGACTTCTCCGAGGTGGAGCCCGGCACCCATACCCTCACCGTGCGCGCCACGGACAGGGACGGCACCGTGCAGACGGGGAAACGCCGGGATTCGATTCCGAACTCGGCCACCGGACACCACCACATCCAGTTCCGCGTCGAATGA
- a CDS encoding OsmC family protein, with the protein MTEKPGYAQPQAPTGDADEPKSPSAPIYTAKVENLGGTSGEVRVEDGQTLPTAPTSRVEEGNNPEQFLAMAWSTCLGETLKVVLAVNEIEALSRVRVEVELHNEPSGNGFYFAPKAFISIEGVPDTDAEKYAARAHARCPISKLLMGKGTPVVEIEPYKNPDNFQLS; encoded by the coding sequence ATGACTGAGAAACCCGGATACGCCCAGCCGCAGGCTCCGACCGGAGATGCGGATGAGCCGAAGAGCCCGAGCGCGCCGATCTACACCGCGAAGGTCGAAAACCTCGGCGGCACCTCGGGTGAGGTGCGCGTCGAAGACGGCCAGACCCTGCCCACCGCCCCGACCTCACGGGTCGAGGAGGGCAACAACCCGGAACAGTTCCTCGCCATGGCCTGGTCGACCTGCCTCGGTGAAACGCTCAAGGTCGTCCTCGCCGTCAATGAGATCGAAGCGCTCTCACGAGTGCGCGTCGAGGTCGAACTGCACAACGAACCCTCCGGCAACGGCTTCTACTTCGCCCCGAAGGCGTTCATCTCCATCGAAGGGGTCCCGGACACCGACGCCGAGAAGTACGCCGCCCGCGCCCACGCTCGCTGCCCGATCTCCAAACTGCTCATGGGCAAGGGCACCCCGGTCGTCGAGATCGAACCGTACAAGAACCCGGACAACTTCCAGCTCAGCTGA
- a CDS encoding alpha/beta fold hydrolase: protein MTQPTLILVHGAFATSFSFAPLQAELAFHGVRSAAVDLLGHGFAATFPHGYQAPQDLAQFISAPGSIRGVSLDDNVQALAEAAARAKDNGPVIILAHSRGGAALTALANARPELIDHMVYVSAWAPVALPAAEYNGEPEMAEVDNAALGQALAGDPGELGLLRCNFRQADTGVLEGLKDLFCADVGDDEFRIFLNSLQPDENLDAGGPEHRAQAENWGTIARTFVRLGEDRSIPITMQDRLIREGDALTPDNPYRVRTLASSHVGWLIRPTEAAVQLAQITAEVSGELS from the coding sequence ATGACGCAGCCGACGCTCATCCTCGTCCACGGTGCTTTCGCCACTTCCTTCTCCTTCGCCCCGCTGCAGGCCGAACTCGCATTCCACGGTGTGCGCTCGGCAGCGGTCGACCTGCTCGGCCATGGTTTCGCCGCCACCTTTCCGCACGGATATCAGGCGCCGCAGGATCTCGCTCAGTTCATCTCGGCGCCGGGGTCGATCAGAGGTGTGAGCCTGGACGACAATGTTCAGGCTCTCGCCGAGGCGGCCGCCCGCGCCAAGGACAATGGACCAGTGATCATCCTCGCCCACAGTCGCGGCGGGGCCGCGCTGACCGCCTTGGCCAATGCACGCCCCGAACTCATCGACCATATGGTCTATGTCTCCGCTTGGGCACCAGTGGCGCTTCCGGCCGCCGAGTACAACGGAGAACCGGAGATGGCCGAGGTCGACAATGCCGCCCTCGGACAAGCCTTGGCCGGTGATCCCGGGGAGCTGGGACTGCTGCGCTGCAATTTCCGCCAGGCCGACACCGGAGTCCTCGAGGGATTGAAGGATCTCTTCTGTGCAGACGTCGGCGACGACGAGTTCCGCATCTTCCTCAACTCGCTCCAGCCGGATGAGAACCTCGATGCGGGTGGTCCCGAACACCGGGCGCAGGCGGAAAACTGGGGGACGATTGCGCGCACGTTCGTCCGTCTCGGCGAGGATCGGAGCATCCCGATCACGATGCAGGACCGCCTCATCCGCGAGGGCGATGCCCTCACACCGGACAACCCCTACCGAGTGCGCACGCTCGCATCGTCCCACGTGGGATGGCTGATCCGTCCTACCGAGGCAGCCGTGCAGTTGGCGCAGATCACCGCCGAGGTGAGTGGTGAACTCAGCTGA
- a CDS encoding trimeric intracellular cation channel family protein, whose product MDTDLQEFLFLALDLTGTFAFAVSGVLLAARRNFDITGGLVLGTLTGIGGGMIRDVLLDRVPNAIGQPIYLAPPVIATLLIYIIGSHISRARIWIVAFDAMGIGLFSVTGTTIALSAGTNYPAALLMGALTACGGGLMRDAVASEDPAIFRGTDLYLIPALFGSGLTIIAEVTGLLGAIVSLVIAAAAFGFRMLAWKLQWRVPQPMRQWSYKDTGRRVKKKLPSVFRKPD is encoded by the coding sequence GTGGATACGGACCTGCAGGAGTTCCTGTTCCTCGCGCTCGACCTCACCGGCACCTTCGCGTTCGCCGTATCCGGAGTGCTGCTGGCCGCGCGCCGGAATTTCGACATCACGGGCGGGCTCGTGCTCGGCACGCTCACCGGCATCGGCGGCGGCATGATCCGCGACGTGCTCCTCGACCGGGTGCCCAACGCCATCGGCCAACCGATCTACCTCGCTCCGCCGGTGATCGCGACCCTGCTCATCTACATCATCGGTTCGCACATCTCCAGGGCCCGGATCTGGATCGTCGCGTTCGACGCGATGGGCATCGGGCTCTTCAGCGTCACCGGGACGACGATCGCGCTGTCGGCGGGGACGAACTATCCGGCGGCTCTCCTCATGGGGGCGCTGACCGCGTGCGGCGGCGGGCTGATGCGCGATGCCGTGGCCAGTGAGGATCCGGCGATCTTCCGCGGCACCGACCTCTACCTCATCCCCGCGCTGTTCGGGTCGGGGCTGACGATCATCGCCGAGGTGACCGGGCTGTTGGGTGCCATCGTCTCCCTGGTCATCGCGGCCGCCGCCTTCGGCTTCCGCATGCTCGCATGGAAGCTGCAATGGCGGGTGCCGCAGCCGATGCGGCAGTGGTCGTACAAGGACACCGGCCGTCGAGTGAAGAAGAAGCTGCCGTCGGTGTTCCGGAAACCGGACTGA